In a genomic window of Streptomyces noursei ATCC 11455:
- a CDS encoding phosphoketolase family protein encodes MGHPGNPTTTAPPPSAAGAADPAAPLDPRELNALDAHWRAANYLSAGQIYLMANPLLSEQLRPEHIKPRLLGHWGTSPGLNLVHTHLNRVIKARELDALCVWGPGHGGPAVLANSWLDGTYTETYPDVTRDAAGMARLFRQFSFPGGVPSHVAPETPGSIHEGGELGYSLTHAYGAAFDNPELLVACVIGDGEAETGPLAASWHATKFLDPVHDGAVLPILHLNGYKIANPTVLARIPEDELDALLRGYGHDPLHVTGDDPAAVHQAMAAALDRALDRIAAIQRRARADGDAGRPRWPAIVLRTPKGWTGPREVDGQPVEGTWRAHQVPLAGVRDHADHRHQLEQWLRSYRPEELFDEAGRPRPAVLACLPEGRRRLGASPHANGGLLLRELPLPPLERHAVEVAKPGTALHEPTRVLGTLLADVMAATAGRRDFRLVGPDETASNRLDAVYGATGKAWQAATLPTDEHLARDGRVMEVLSEHLCQGWLEGYLLTGRHGLFSSYEAFAHIVDSMVNQHVKWLRTARRLPWRRPVASLNYLLTSHVWRQDHNGFSHQDPGFVDHVLNKSPEVVRVYLPPDANTLLVVADHALRSRDHVNVIVAGKQPCFDWLTLDQARVHCARGAGVWEWAGTENGGLARGLAPARSTDASPPDVVLACAGDVPTQETLAAADLLRRHLPELAVRVVNVVDMTRLLPADVHPHGMPDSEFDALFTPDKPIIFAYHGYPWLIHRLCYRRTGHRHLHVRGYKEQGTTTTPFDMVVLNDLDRFRLVMDVVDRVPGLGAHAVALRQAMADVRTRHHAWIREHGTDLPDVAEWTWTG; translated from the coding sequence GTGGGACACCCCGGAAACCCGACGACCACCGCGCCGCCGCCCTCGGCGGCCGGCGCGGCCGACCCCGCCGCCCCGCTCGACCCGAGGGAGCTGAACGCCCTCGACGCGCACTGGCGGGCCGCCAACTACCTCTCCGCCGGGCAGATCTACCTGATGGCCAACCCGCTGCTGTCCGAGCAACTGCGCCCGGAGCACATCAAACCCCGGCTGCTGGGCCACTGGGGCACCTCCCCCGGTCTGAACCTGGTGCACACCCACCTCAACCGGGTGATCAAGGCCCGGGAACTGGACGCACTGTGCGTCTGGGGGCCGGGGCACGGCGGGCCGGCGGTCCTGGCCAACTCCTGGCTGGACGGGACGTACACCGAGACGTACCCGGACGTCACCCGGGACGCGGCGGGGATGGCGCGGCTGTTCCGGCAGTTCTCGTTCCCCGGCGGGGTGCCGAGCCATGTCGCGCCCGAGACCCCGGGCTCCATCCACGAGGGCGGCGAACTGGGCTACTCCCTCACCCATGCCTACGGCGCGGCCTTCGACAACCCGGAACTGCTGGTCGCCTGCGTGATCGGCGACGGCGAGGCCGAGACCGGACCGCTCGCCGCGTCCTGGCACGCCACCAAGTTCCTGGACCCGGTGCACGACGGCGCGGTGCTGCCGATCCTGCACCTCAACGGCTACAAGATCGCCAATCCGACGGTGCTGGCCCGCATCCCCGAGGACGAGTTGGACGCCCTGCTGCGCGGCTACGGCCACGACCCGCTGCACGTCACCGGCGACGACCCGGCCGCGGTGCACCAGGCGATGGCCGCCGCCCTGGACCGGGCGCTGGACCGGATCGCGGCGATCCAGCGGCGGGCCCGCGCGGACGGCGACGCCGGGCGCCCCCGGTGGCCGGCGATCGTGCTGCGCACGCCCAAGGGCTGGACCGGTCCGCGGGAGGTGGACGGGCAGCCCGTGGAGGGCACCTGGCGCGCCCATCAGGTCCCGCTGGCCGGGGTGCGCGACCACGCCGACCACCGGCACCAACTGGAGCAGTGGCTGCGCTCGTACCGGCCGGAGGAACTGTTCGACGAGGCGGGGCGGCCCCGGCCGGCGGTGCTGGCGTGCCTGCCCGAGGGCCGGCGCCGGCTGGGCGCCTCCCCGCACGCCAACGGCGGCCTGCTGCTGCGCGAGCTGCCGCTGCCGCCGCTGGAACGGCACGCGGTCGAGGTGGCCAAGCCCGGCACCGCGCTGCACGAGCCGACCCGGGTGCTCGGCACCCTGTTGGCCGACGTCATGGCGGCGACCGCCGGGCGCCGCGACTTCCGGCTCGTCGGCCCGGACGAGACCGCCTCGAACCGGCTGGACGCCGTCTACGGCGCCACCGGCAAGGCGTGGCAGGCGGCCACGCTCCCCACCGACGAGCACCTCGCGCGCGACGGCCGGGTGATGGAGGTGCTCTCCGAACACCTCTGCCAGGGCTGGCTGGAGGGCTATCTGCTCACCGGGCGGCACGGGTTGTTCTCCAGCTACGAGGCGTTCGCGCACATCGTCGACTCGATGGTCAACCAGCACGTCAAGTGGCTGCGGACGGCGCGCCGGCTGCCCTGGCGGCGGCCCGTCGCCTCCCTGAACTACCTCCTCACCTCGCACGTCTGGCGGCAGGACCACAACGGCTTCTCCCACCAGGACCCCGGCTTCGTCGACCACGTCCTCAACAAGAGCCCCGAGGTCGTCCGGGTCTATCTGCCGCCGGACGCCAACACCCTGCTGGTGGTGGCCGACCACGCGCTGCGCAGCCGCGACCACGTCAATGTGATCGTGGCCGGCAAGCAGCCCTGCTTCGACTGGCTCACCCTCGACCAGGCCCGGGTGCACTGCGCCCGCGGCGCCGGCGTCTGGGAGTGGGCGGGCACCGAGAACGGCGGGCTCGCGCGCGGTCTCGCCCCCGCGCGCAGCACGGACGCCTCGCCCCCGGACGTGGTGCTGGCCTGCGCCGGGGACGTCCCGACGCAGGAGACGCTGGCCGCCGCCGACCTGCTGCGCCGCCATCTGCCGGAGCTGGCCGTGCGGGTGGTCAACGTCGTCGACATGACCCGGTTGCTGCCGGCCGACGTCCATCCGCACGGGATGCCGGACTCCGAGTTCGACGCCCTGTTCACCCCCGACAAACCGATCATCTTCGCCTATCACGGCTACCCCTGGCTGATCCACCGGCTCTGCTACCGCCGGACCGGCCACCGGCACCTGCACGTCCGCGGCTACAAGGAGCAGGGCACCACCACCACGCCGTTCGACATGGTCGTCCTCAACGACCTCGACCGGTTCCGGCTGGTGATGGACGTGGTGGACCGGGTGCCGGGGCTGGGCGCCCACGCGGTGGCGCTGCGGCAGGCGAT
- a CDS encoding DUF5133 domain-containing protein: MSGEEDGMLLPDKSVLASLLRRYRVWERVVLADPHDPVARRRLEDLAYTLCVLMGRRTVHEAIIEAEQYLATDRAAPRTVERRNR; encoded by the coding sequence ATGTCGGGAGAAGAAGACGGCATGCTGCTGCCGGACAAGTCCGTACTCGCCTCGCTGCTGCGGCGCTACCGCGTCTGGGAGCGGGTGGTGCTCGCCGACCCGCACGACCCGGTGGCCCGGCGTCGGCTGGAGGACCTCGCGTACACGCTGTGCGTGCTGATGGGCCGGCGCACCGTCCACGAGGCGATCATCGAGGCGGAGCAGTACCTCGCGACGGACCGGGCGGCGCCCCGGACCGTCGAACGACGCAACCGATAG
- a CDS encoding class I SAM-dependent methyltransferase, producing the protein MDERACDGSAGDVDYGAVGGGYAEHRRPDPRIAARIDRALGTARTVVNVGAGAGSYEATSREVTAVEPSAAMRAQRPPRLAPAVDAVAEQLPFADDSFDAAMTTFSVHQWSDPAAGLRELRRVARGPVVVLTCDPRRVRDFWLYAYCPEVLDTEARRYPGIDALASALGGTVAVEPVPIPLDCSDGFNEAYYGRPERLLDPGARRACSAWSFVDEPARTRFADALRRDLADGTWDARHGALREQRFLEGSLVLLRALPD; encoded by the coding sequence ATGGATGAGCGTGCGTGCGACGGCAGTGCCGGCGATGTGGACTACGGCGCCGTGGGCGGGGGCTACGCCGAGCACCGCCGCCCCGACCCGCGGATCGCCGCCCGGATCGACCGGGCCCTGGGCACCGCGCGCACGGTGGTGAACGTCGGCGCCGGCGCCGGCTCCTACGAAGCGACCTCCCGCGAGGTCACCGCCGTCGAGCCGTCCGCGGCGATGCGCGCCCAGCGGCCGCCCCGCCTCGCCCCGGCGGTCGACGCGGTAGCCGAACAACTCCCGTTCGCCGACGACTCCTTCGACGCCGCGATGACCACCTTCAGCGTCCACCAGTGGAGCGACCCGGCGGCCGGGCTGCGCGAGCTGCGCCGGGTGGCCCGCGGCCCGGTCGTCGTGCTGACCTGCGACCCGCGGCGGGTCCGGGACTTCTGGCTGTACGCCTACTGCCCCGAGGTCCTGGACACCGAGGCCCGCCGCTACCCCGGGATCGACGCGCTGGCGTCCGCCCTCGGCGGCACCGTCGCCGTCGAGCCGGTCCCGATCCCCCTGGACTGCTCCGACGGCTTCAACGAGGCGTACTACGGGCGCCCCGAGCGCCTCCTGGACCCCGGCGCCCGCCGGGCGTGCTCCGCCTGGAGCTTCGTCGACGAGCCGGCCCGCACCCGCTTCGCCGACGCGCTCCGCCGCGACCTGGCCGACGGCACCTGGGACGCCCGCCACGGCGCCCTGCGCGAACAACGCTTCCTGGAGGGTTCGTTGGTCCTGCTCAGGGCCCTCCCGGACTGA
- a CDS encoding FAD-dependent oxidoreductase, which produces MPPTTFRIAIIGAGPGGLVCARVLQRYGVPVTVFERALGPVGVAPGGPLELRPATGQAALRVAGLEREFRAAARPVGQEFRLLDHTGAVLHRDLPEPGAPAERPEIGRRELCRLLVDSLAPGTVRWGSYLRTLHPRGGGRHQAVFDDGGSATFDLVVGADGTWSRVRPLLSEATPHYSGVTFVETGLDDVDARHPALARLVGRGTMMALSGGKGLIARRDGRGRVRVYAALRGSEDWAREAGVNTADPEAVRGALLTAFAGWHDRLLALLRDGDEGFANRPLFALPVPHTWPHTPGLTLLGDAAHLMTPLAGPGADLALQDGCELAQHLAEAHTWQTDPDRAVRVYEAALFPRSTAAAEGAARGLEAALAPDAPRRAHHLLRRRHLHPHRP; this is translated from the coding sequence ATGCCCCCCACCACCTTCCGCATCGCGATCATCGGGGCCGGCCCCGGCGGGCTGGTCTGCGCCCGGGTGCTCCAGCGGTACGGGGTCCCGGTGACGGTCTTCGAGCGGGCCCTCGGCCCGGTGGGCGTCGCGCCCGGCGGCCCCCTGGAGCTGCGGCCGGCGACCGGGCAGGCGGCGCTGCGCGTGGCCGGGCTGGAGCGGGAGTTCCGCGCCGCGGCCCGGCCCGTCGGCCAGGAGTTCCGGCTGCTCGACCACACCGGCGCGGTGCTCCACCGGGACCTGCCCGAACCCGGCGCGCCCGCCGAGCGCCCGGAGATCGGCCGGCGCGAGCTGTGCCGGCTGCTGGTGGACTCGCTCGCCCCCGGCACGGTCCGCTGGGGCTCCTACCTGCGGACGCTGCACCCGCGCGGCGGCGGCCGGCACCAGGCGGTCTTCGACGACGGCGGGTCGGCCACCTTCGACCTGGTCGTCGGCGCCGACGGGACGTGGTCCCGGGTCCGCCCGCTGCTGTCCGAGGCGACCCCGCACTACTCCGGCGTGACCTTCGTCGAGACCGGCCTCGACGACGTCGACGCCCGCCACCCGGCGCTCGCCCGGCTGGTCGGCCGCGGCACGATGATGGCGCTGTCCGGAGGGAAGGGGCTGATCGCCCGGCGCGACGGCCGCGGCCGGGTCCGGGTCTACGCGGCCCTCCGCGGCTCCGAGGACTGGGCGCGGGAGGCCGGGGTGAACACCGCGGACCCCGAGGCGGTCCGCGGCGCGCTGCTGACCGCGTTCGCCGGGTGGCACGACCGACTGCTGGCGCTGCTGCGGGACGGCGACGAGGGGTTCGCCAACCGCCCGCTGTTCGCGCTGCCGGTGCCGCACACCTGGCCGCACACCCCGGGCCTGACGCTGCTGGGCGACGCCGCGCACCTGATGACCCCGCTCGCCGGTCCGGGCGCGGACCTGGCCCTCCAGGACGGCTGCGAGCTCGCCCAGCACCTCGCCGAGGCGCACACCTGGCAGACCGATCCGGACCGTGCGGTGCGGGTGTACGAGGCGGCGCTCTTCCCCCGCTCGACCGCGGCCGCGGAGGGGGCCGCCCGCGGCCTGGAGGCCGCCCTCGCGCCGGACGCCCCGCGCCGCGCGCACCACCTGCTCCGCCGCCGGCACCTGCACCCGCACCGCCCCTGA
- a CDS encoding VOC family protein — translation MKITEITPGAPCWVELGTSDLAAAAVYYREVFGWHAETDRRAAAGGYTLFSVGDARVAAATPLYAPGQPTAWTVTFATGDAEALAAAATEAGGSVLVGPRDVFDLGRFAVLADPAGAAFAVWQARGFTGAELLNAPGALGWVELATGDPESAVAFYSRVLGWTVRAHGTYTQWGIGGADFGGMSTVEARDREDVRPHWLPYFAVESVDGTEARAAESGGMVLMAPTDVPDGPRIAVVRDPQGAVFGIHQAGTEG, via the coding sequence GTGAAGATCACCGAGATCACGCCGGGCGCGCCCTGCTGGGTCGAGCTGGGCACCTCGGACCTGGCCGCGGCCGCGGTCTACTACCGCGAGGTCTTCGGCTGGCACGCCGAGACCGACCGGCGGGCGGCGGCCGGCGGCTACACGCTCTTCTCGGTGGGCGACGCCCGGGTCGCCGCGGCGACCCCGCTGTACGCGCCGGGCCAGCCGACCGCCTGGACCGTCACCTTCGCAACCGGCGACGCCGAGGCGCTGGCCGCGGCCGCGACCGAGGCCGGCGGCAGCGTGCTGGTGGGTCCGCGGGACGTCTTCGACCTGGGCCGGTTCGCGGTGCTGGCCGATCCGGCGGGCGCGGCCTTCGCGGTCTGGCAGGCCCGCGGCTTCACCGGCGCCGAGCTGCTGAACGCGCCCGGCGCGCTCGGCTGGGTCGAACTCGCCACCGGCGACCCCGAGTCCGCGGTGGCGTTCTACTCCCGGGTCCTCGGATGGACCGTCAGGGCCCATGGCACGTACACCCAGTGGGGGATCGGCGGCGCCGACTTCGGGGGGATGAGCACCGTGGAGGCGCGCGACCGGGAGGACGTCCGGCCGCACTGGTTGCCGTACTTCGCGGTCGAGTCGGTCGACGGGACCGAGGCGCGGGCCGCCGAGTCCGGGGGGATGGTGCTGATGGCGCCGACGGACGTCCCGGACGGGCCGCGGATCGCGGTGGTGCGGGATCCGCAGGGCGCCGTCTTCGGGATCCACCAGGCGGGTACGGAGGGCTGA
- a CDS encoding acyl-CoA dehydrogenase family protein, whose translation MHLDYTPEQQRLRAELRTYFGELVPDNAYARYADPAAQKRFYRATVRRLGSDGWLGVGWPREYGGRGMTPMEQFIFFDEAAQAGVPLPLMALNTVGPTLMRFGTEEQKAYFLPRILSGEIDFAIGYSEPDAGTDLAALKTRAVREGDEETGHYVVDGQKIWTTNGDTADWVWLAVRTDPDAPPHKGITMLLVPTSDPGYSCTLINTLASHDTTASYYENITVPATRRVGQENKGWRIITNQLNHERVTLAAHGTMAIRALHDVQRWAAGTKLADGRRVIDLGWVRGRLARTHTRLEAMKLLNWRMVDALQQGTLTPQDASAVKVYGSEARRDAYAWLMEVAGAAGALTEGSAGAVLHGELERGYRSAVIFTFGGGNNEIQREIISWIGLGMPRVRR comes from the coding sequence GTGCACCTGGACTACACCCCGGAACAGCAGCGACTGCGCGCCGAACTGCGCACGTACTTCGGCGAACTGGTACCGGACAACGCCTACGCCCGGTACGCCGACCCGGCCGCCCAGAAGCGCTTCTACCGCGCCACGGTGCGCCGGCTCGGCTCCGACGGCTGGCTGGGCGTCGGCTGGCCCAGGGAGTACGGCGGGCGCGGGATGACGCCCATGGAGCAGTTCATCTTCTTCGACGAGGCGGCCCAGGCCGGGGTGCCGCTGCCGCTGATGGCGCTGAACACCGTCGGCCCCACCCTCATGCGGTTCGGGACCGAGGAGCAGAAGGCGTACTTCCTGCCCCGGATCCTCTCCGGCGAGATCGACTTCGCCATCGGCTACAGCGAACCCGACGCCGGCACCGACCTGGCCGCCCTGAAGACCCGCGCGGTGCGCGAGGGCGACGAGGAGACCGGCCACTACGTCGTCGACGGCCAGAAGATCTGGACCACTAACGGGGACACCGCCGACTGGGTCTGGCTCGCCGTCCGCACCGACCCGGACGCCCCGCCCCACAAGGGCATCACCATGCTCCTGGTCCCCACCAGCGACCCCGGCTACTCCTGCACCCTGATCAACACCCTCGCCTCGCACGACACCACCGCCAGCTACTACGAGAACATCACCGTCCCCGCCACCCGCCGGGTCGGCCAGGAGAACAAGGGCTGGCGGATCATCACCAACCAGCTCAACCACGAGCGGGTCACCCTCGCCGCCCACGGCACCATGGCCATCCGCGCCCTCCACGACGTCCAGCGCTGGGCGGCCGGCACCAAGCTCGCCGACGGCCGCCGGGTCATCGACCTGGGCTGGGTACGCGGGCGACTGGCCCGCACCCACACCCGACTGGAGGCCATGAAGCTGCTGAACTGGCGGATGGTCGACGCGCTCCAGCAGGGCACGCTGACCCCCCAGGACGCCTCCGCGGTCAAGGTCTACGGCTCCGAGGCCCGCCGGGACGCCTACGCCTGGCTGATGGAGGTGGCCGGCGCGGCCGGAGCGCTGACCGAGGGCTCGGCGGGCGCGGTGCTCCACGGCGAACTGGAACGCGGCTACCGCTCCGCGGTCATCTTCACGTTCGGCGGCGGCAACAACGAGATCCAGCGCGAGATCATCTCGTGGATCGGCCTCGGCATGCCCCGGGTGCGGCGCTGA
- a CDS encoding oxygenase MpaB family protein has product MTAGDPGLFGPRSVTWQLHADPMMWIAGVRALYLQALHPRAVRGVRQNSAAFRMDDRGRRDAWGRLMRTADFVGTLTYGTTDAAERAGAAVRGLHRRLTATDPATGERYRIDEPELLRWVHCAEVDSYLQVLRRSGHPLTDRQADRYLAEQRTGARLVGLDPDTVPGDRAALAAYFARTRPELALTPEARQVDAFLRRPPVPPALVPARELLWRPVAELAYAALPGHAQRLYGRPAPPPAVATRRLRTTGRLLRAVPATVRWQLPPRHVLRAVARLGPGARPGPFKLLDSAAILDGHDTQGDPRG; this is encoded by the coding sequence GTGACGGCCGGCGACCCCGGGCTCTTCGGGCCCCGCTCGGTGACCTGGCAGCTGCATGCCGACCCGATGATGTGGATCGCCGGCGTCCGGGCCCTCTACCTCCAGGCGCTGCACCCGCGCGCGGTGCGCGGTGTGCGGCAGAACTCGGCGGCCTTCCGGATGGACGACCGGGGCCGGCGCGATGCCTGGGGCCGACTGATGCGCACCGCCGACTTCGTCGGCACCCTCACCTACGGCACCACCGACGCCGCCGAACGGGCCGGTGCCGCGGTCCGCGGTCTGCACCGCCGACTGACCGCCACCGACCCGGCCACCGGCGAGCGCTACCGGATCGACGAACCGGAACTGCTGCGGTGGGTGCACTGCGCCGAGGTGGACTCCTACCTCCAGGTGCTGCGCCGCTCCGGTCACCCGCTCACCGACCGGCAGGCCGACCGCTACCTCGCCGAACAGCGCACCGGCGCCCGGCTCGTCGGCCTGGACCCGGACACCGTCCCCGGCGACCGGGCCGCGCTCGCCGCCTACTTCGCCCGGACCCGCCCCGAGCTCGCGCTCACCCCCGAAGCCCGCCAGGTCGACGCCTTCCTGCGGCGCCCGCCGGTGCCGCCCGCACTCGTCCCGGCCCGCGAGCTGCTCTGGCGGCCGGTGGCCGAGCTCGCGTACGCGGCGCTGCCGGGCCACGCGCAGCGGCTCTACGGTCGGCCGGCACCCCCGCCCGCCGTCGCCACCCGCCGGCTGCGCACCACCGGCCGGCTGCTGCGCGCGGTACCGGCCACGGTCCGCTGGCAGCTGCCGCCGCGGCACGTCCTGCGGGCGGTGGCCCGGCTCGGCCCCGGCGCGCGGCCGGGTCCCTTCAAGCTCCTGGACTCCGCCGCCATACTGGACGGGCACGACACACAGGGGGATCCACGCGGCTGA